The Deltaproteobacteria bacterium genome includes a region encoding these proteins:
- a CDS encoding aconitate hydratase yields MQDPITILQQHYATLADKVDHARKKLGRPLTLAEKTLAAHLDDAESQSWERKKATAILRPDRVAMQDATAQMALLQLAATGRKEAAVPSTVHCDHLILAHKGAEHDLNHANDINGEVYAFLKSAAEKFGLGFWKPGAGIIHQVVLENYAFPGGMMIGTDSHTPNAGGLGMLAVGVGGADAMEVMAGMPWTVKMPGLIGVKLTGELSGWSSPKDVILKVLDILTVKGGTGHIVEYFGPGARTLSCTGKATICNMGAEHGATTSTFPYDQKMAAYLASTGREAWAKLADEQAAHLQADPEVEENPEKFFDRVIEIDLSTLSPHLVGPHTPDLAHPIDRMGEDAKKEGWPLEVKAALIGSCTNSSYEDITRAAHIARQATAAGKKAVMPFFVSPGSDGVMATIKRDGLMDDLEAIGAIVLANACGPCIGQWQREGQEPGVPNSIVTSFNRNFRKRADGNPDTLAFIGSPELVTAIALSGRLDFDPAKMDLDGVKLEAPQGKELPEGGLEMDASGYIAPPADGSSVELDVKPTSDRLALLEPFAPWDGEDFVGLTLLLKAKGKCTTDHISPAGKWLRFRGHLDNISDNMFNGAFSAFGGESGQVKDLIDGEAKGISEVARHYKAEGRSWMVVGDENYGEGSSREHAAMCPRHLGAKAVLVRSFARIHETNLKKQGVLPLTFVDPADYDKFQEEDSISITGLKELAPGSLVKVTLKHADGSEESFEAKHSMTAIELEWFGAGSVLNWLRNQAS; encoded by the coding sequence ATGCAGGACCCCATCACGATTCTCCAGCAGCACTACGCCACCCTCGCCGACAAGGTGGACCACGCCCGCAAGAAGCTGGGCCGGCCCCTGACGCTGGCCGAGAAGACCCTCGCCGCCCACCTCGACGACGCCGAGTCCCAGAGCTGGGAGCGCAAGAAGGCCACCGCCATCCTGCGCCCCGATCGTGTCGCCATGCAGGACGCCACCGCCCAGATGGCCCTGCTCCAGCTGGCGGCGACCGGCCGCAAGGAGGCCGCGGTGCCCTCGACGGTGCACTGTGACCACCTGATCCTCGCGCACAAGGGCGCCGAGCACGACCTCAACCACGCCAACGACATCAACGGCGAGGTCTACGCCTTCCTCAAGAGCGCCGCCGAGAAGTTCGGACTGGGCTTCTGGAAGCCGGGCGCCGGCATCATCCACCAGGTGGTGCTCGAGAACTACGCCTTCCCCGGCGGCATGATGATCGGCACCGACTCCCACACCCCCAACGCCGGTGGCCTCGGCATGCTGGCCGTGGGCGTCGGCGGCGCGGACGCCATGGAGGTCATGGCGGGGATGCCCTGGACCGTGAAGATGCCCGGCCTCATCGGCGTGAAGCTCACCGGTGAGCTCTCGGGCTGGTCCTCTCCCAAGGACGTCATCCTCAAGGTGCTCGACATCCTCACCGTGAAGGGCGGCACCGGCCACATCGTCGAGTACTTCGGCCCGGGCGCCCGCACCCTCTCGTGCACCGGCAAGGCCACCATCTGCAACATGGGCGCCGAGCACGGCGCGACGACCTCGACCTTCCCCTACGACCAGAAGATGGCGGCCTACCTCGCCTCCACCGGCCGTGAGGCCTGGGCCAAGCTCGCCGACGAGCAGGCGGCGCACCTGCAGGCCGATCCCGAGGTCGAGGAGAACCCCGAGAAGTTCTTCGACCGGGTCATCGAGATCGATCTCTCCACCCTCTCGCCGCACCTGGTCGGCCCCCACACCCCCGACCTGGCCCACCCCATCGATCGGATGGGTGAGGACGCGAAGAAGGAGGGCTGGCCCCTCGAGGTGAAGGCCGCGCTGATCGGCTCCTGCACCAACTCCTCCTACGAGGACATCACCCGCGCCGCTCACATCGCCCGCCAGGCCACCGCCGCCGGCAAGAAGGCCGTGATGCCCTTCTTCGTCTCACCGGGCTCCGACGGCGTGATGGCCACCATCAAGCGCGACGGCCTGATGGACGACCTCGAGGCCATCGGCGCCATCGTGCTCGCCAACGCCTGCGGCCCCTGCATCGGCCAGTGGCAGCGCGAGGGTCAGGAGCCGGGCGTACCGAACTCCATCGTCACCTCCTTCAACCGGAACTTCCGCAAGCGGGCCGACGGCAACCCCGACACCCTGGCCTTCATCGGCTCGCCCGAGCTGGTCACCGCCATCGCCCTCTCCGGCCGCCTGGACTTCGATCCGGCGAAGATGGACCTCGACGGCGTGAAGCTCGAGGCCCCGCAGGGCAAGGAGCTCCCCGAGGGCGGCCTCGAGATGGACGCGAGCGGCTACATCGCCCCGCCGGCCGACGGCTCCTCCGTCGAGCTCGACGTGAAGCCCACCTCCGATCGCCTGGCCCTCCTCGAGCCCTTCGCGCCCTGGGACGGCGAGGACTTCGTGGGCCTCACCCTGCTGCTCAAGGCCAAGGGCAAGTGCACGACCGACCACATCTCGCCCGCCGGCAAGTGGCTGCGCTTCCGCGGTCACCTCGACAACATCTCCGACAACATGTTCAACGGCGCCTTCTCCGCCTTCGGCGGGGAGTCCGGCCAGGTGAAGGACCTCATCGACGGTGAGGCGAAGGGCATCTCCGAGGTCGCCCGCCACTACAAGGCCGAGGGGCGCTCCTGGATGGTCGTCGGCGACGAGAACTACGGTGAGGGCAGCTCCCGCGAGCACGCCGCCATGTGCCCCCGGCACCTCGGCGCCAAGGCCGTGCTCGTGCGCAGCTTCGCCCGCATCCACGAGACCAACCTCAAGAAGCAGGGCGTGCTGCCGCTGACCTTCGTGGACCCGGCCGACTACGACAAGTTCCAGGAGGAGGACAGCATCTCCATCACGGGCTTGAAGGAGCTGGCCCCGGGCTCCCTCGTGAAGGTCACCCTGAAGCACGCCGACGGCAGCGAGGAGAGCTTCGAGGCGAAGCACTCGATGACCGCGATCGAGCTGGAGTGGTTCGGAGCCGGCTCGGTGCTCAACTGGCTGCGCAACCAGGCGTCCTGA
- a CDS encoding amidohydrolase family protein, whose amino-acid sequence MGGGVNGAFGRAELHALYDRLGIPGVVDAHCHFMPQPLQEKVWEWFDEQAPVPWPITYRGDEQQRRRWLEELGVVRYTSLNYAHKPGMAAQLNAFTLGLLDRDPKVLGTGTFYPEPSAAEDVAGMLQDPRVKGFKLHLQVSGFHPDDPLLHPCYEQIQDAGKVLILHAGSAPMAGRHTNTEAVGAMLERFPRLKVIIAHLGAHETEHYLELASKRVGTYLDTAMVFVDFGAVPPISSEAKARLARLQDRILFGSDYPSIPYPYEHQVEGLVRLRMGDGWMKAVLRENAMRLFGGQG is encoded by the coding sequence ATGGGTGGGGGTGTGAACGGCGCCTTCGGGCGGGCCGAACTGCACGCGCTCTACGATCGCCTGGGCATCCCGGGCGTCGTGGACGCGCATTGCCACTTCATGCCCCAGCCCCTCCAGGAGAAGGTCTGGGAGTGGTTCGACGAGCAGGCGCCGGTGCCCTGGCCGATCACCTACCGGGGTGACGAGCAGCAGCGCCGGCGCTGGCTCGAGGAGCTGGGCGTCGTCCGCTACACCTCCCTGAACTACGCCCACAAGCCGGGGATGGCCGCCCAGCTCAACGCCTTCACCCTGGGCCTCCTCGACCGTGACCCCAAGGTCCTCGGCACCGGCACCTTCTACCCGGAGCCCAGCGCCGCCGAGGACGTCGCAGGGATGCTGCAGGACCCCCGGGTGAAGGGCTTCAAGCTCCACCTGCAGGTGAGCGGCTTCCACCCCGACGATCCGCTCCTGCATCCCTGCTACGAGCAGATCCAGGACGCCGGCAAGGTGCTGATCCTCCACGCCGGCTCGGCGCCCATGGCCGGCCGCCACACCAACACCGAGGCCGTGGGCGCGATGCTCGAGCGCTTCCCGCGCCTGAAGGTGATCATCGCCCACCTCGGCGCCCACGAGACCGAGCACTACCTCGAGCTCGCCTCGAAGCGGGTGGGGACCTACCTCGACACGGCGATGGTCTTCGTCGACTTCGGCGCCGTGCCGCCGATCTCCAGCGAGGCCAAGGCCAGGCTCGCGCGCCTGCAGGACCGCATCCTCTTCGGCAGCGACTACCCCTCGATCCCCTACCCCTACGAGCACCAGGTCGAGGGGCTCGTGCGCCTGCGGATGGGCGACGGCTGGATGAAGGCGGTGCTGCGGGAGAACGCCATGCGCCTCTTCGGCGGGCAGGGATGA
- a CDS encoding RNA methyltransferase translates to MILQVVCAPGLEKVVEAELRALGHRPKAVGPGLLSIEGSPLDAARACLMLRSATTLRALLVQAEVRGQGDLRNALGSGELPRWLPPGSSISLKVDLKRSWLRHSGVLKEALVAALPDRPLDPAGLGLLVRLEGRSLTASLDLAGEPLHRRGWRREGGRAPLRETLACGLLGLAGWKPEEALYDPMCGSGTIPIEAARWSLGLAPGAERDFALERLAVFEPFASEYDALTTITAPPRKVAPILASDAHRGAVGSTTRNATRAGVAGVVEVSHAALPEVARPDCAPGLVICNAPYGRRIGEDRGEVRAAHAALGAALRGPLEGWRLALLTRDEGLAKATGLTLKKAADLENGGLRVGVYLTR, encoded by the coding sequence ATGATCCTCCAGGTCGTCTGCGCCCCGGGGCTGGAGAAGGTCGTCGAGGCCGAGCTGCGAGCGCTGGGGCACCGGCCGAAGGCCGTGGGGCCGGGGCTGCTCTCCATCGAGGGCTCGCCCCTCGACGCGGCCCGGGCCTGCCTGATGCTGCGCAGCGCGACCACCCTGCGGGCGCTCCTGGTCCAGGCGGAGGTCCGGGGGCAGGGTGATCTCCGCAACGCCCTGGGCAGCGGCGAGCTGCCCCGCTGGCTGCCCCCGGGCAGCTCGATCTCCCTCAAGGTGGATCTGAAGCGCTCCTGGCTGCGCCACTCCGGCGTGTTGAAGGAGGCGCTGGTGGCGGCGCTGCCAGACCGGCCCCTCGACCCCGCGGGCCTCGGCCTGCTCGTGCGCCTCGAAGGGAGGAGCCTGACGGCGAGCCTGGACCTGGCCGGCGAGCCCCTCCACCGGCGGGGCTGGCGCCGGGAGGGCGGCCGGGCGCCCCTGCGGGAGACCCTGGCCTGCGGGCTGCTGGGCCTCGCGGGCTGGAAGCCCGAGGAGGCGCTCTACGATCCGATGTGCGGCTCCGGCACGATCCCCATCGAGGCGGCGCGCTGGTCCCTCGGGCTGGCCCCCGGCGCGGAGCGCGACTTCGCCCTGGAGCGGCTGGCGGTCTTCGAGCCCTTCGCCAGCGAGTACGACGCCCTGACCACGATCACCGCGCCGCCGAGGAAGGTGGCCCCGATCCTGGCCAGCGACGCTCACCGGGGCGCGGTCGGCTCGACCACCCGCAACGCCACGCGGGCCGGGGTCGCCGGGGTGGTCGAGGTGAGCCACGCGGCGCTCCCCGAGGTCGCGCGCCCCGACTGCGCGCCGGGCCTGGTGATCTGCAACGCTCCCTACGGCCGCCGGATCGGTGAGGATCGGGGCGAGGTGCGCGCGGCCCACGCCGCCCTCGGCGCGGCCCTGCGCGGCCCGCTGGAGGGCTGGCGCCTGGCCCTGCTCACCCGCGACGAGGGCCTGGCGAAGGCCACCGGGCTGACCCTGAAGAAGGCCGCTGATCTCGAGAACGGCGGCCTGCGGGTGGGGGTCTACCTCACGCGCTGA
- a CDS encoding YdeI/OmpD-associated family protein, which produces MSERDEKIEAFYAKERRWKAELTELRAVLRSTALVEDYKWRGPCYTHGDANVAWVWSLKSGAALGFFKGVLLSDPEGILIAPGHASRSMRKIEFESVAQIRKMKAALRRYLKEAIELEKAGRKVEFVREELPYPEELTARLKRDRKLKAAFEALTPGRRRAYLLHFSDAKQSKTRSARIEKWAPAILAGKGMNDR; this is translated from the coding sequence ATGAGCGAGAGGGACGAGAAGATCGAGGCGTTCTACGCGAAGGAGCGGCGCTGGAAGGCCGAGCTCACCGAGCTGCGCGCCGTCCTGCGCTCGACCGCCCTCGTCGAGGACTACAAGTGGCGGGGCCCCTGCTACACCCACGGCGACGCCAACGTGGCGTGGGTCTGGAGCCTCAAGAGCGGCGCCGCCCTAGGCTTCTTCAAGGGCGTCCTGCTCTCCGACCCCGAGGGCATCCTGATCGCCCCCGGACACGCCTCCCGCTCGATGCGGAAGATCGAGTTCGAGAGCGTGGCCCAGATCCGGAAGATGAAGGCCGCCCTGAGGCGCTACCTGAAGGAGGCCATCGAGCTGGAGAAGGCGGGGAGGAAGGTCGAGTTCGTGCGGGAGGAGCTCCCCTACCCCGAGGAGCTCACGGCCCGCCTGAAGAGGGACCGCAAGCTGAAGGCCGCCTTCGAGGCCCTCACCCCGGGGAGGCGCCGCGCCTACCTCCTGCACTTCTCGGACGCCAAGCAGTCGAAGACCCGCAGCGCCCGCATCGAGAAGTGGGCCCCGGCGATCCTCGCCGGCAAGGGCATGAACGACCGCTGA